The Rhopalosiphum maidis isolate BTI-1 chromosome 4, ASM367621v3, whole genome shotgun sequence region TGTGGTTTCATTTTCGTCGGAGTGCTAAATGACCGTACGGAACCgtgagacattttttttttttttattgatatattaatttattaacaattaattataatacctatataaaacaattgtagCATTGTAGCAATGAATCTAAATCTAATGATTTCTTTGCCTAAAAACAgtgatttttacataaaattattttttcagttcaatttaaaatatcaacaatgaattattaattataaataaataatataaattaatatgaatgaatcaatattttatttagattcaaCAGCTAATTGCTTCATTCGATTTAATGCACTACCGGACTTAAACCATTGTATTTGTTGTTCATTGAATGTGTGATTAAGTAATATCTTGTCAGAACTTCTATCAGTATGGCGCAATATGCATTTCAAAGGCTTTCCAGGAGTGAATACATTAAGTCCGACCAAAGACACTTTATCAGTTGGTTGAACTTTATCATAATCCTTAGAATCGACAAATGTCAAGGCTAATACTCCTTGTTTTTTCAAATTGGTTTCATGAATACGGGCAaaagattttacaatgatcGTATATCCTCCCAAATGACGTGGTTCTAAAGCGGCATATTCTCTGCTACTTCCTTCACTATAGTTTTCATGACCAAACACTACCCACGATATACCTTTAGCTTTGTATGCTCTGGCTGTGTCCGGAACTACACCCCATTCTCCAGTACATTGGTTTTGTAcctcattaattttattattgtctgaATTGGTTGcactagaataataaaaaaataattgtattttatacattttgataagaaaaaagttataataacttacGTTAAGAACatgttatttgatatattgtcTAAATGATCACGGTATTTCAACCATGGGCCGGCTGCAGAAATGTGATTAGTAGTACATTTTCCTTTCacttttataagtatagtGAGATCTTCCAAATCTTTTTCATCCCAAACTTTAAATGGTTCTAATAATTGGAGACGATTGAATTTTGGTTCAACTACCACACTCACAGCTGATCCATCAGCAGGTGGAGCTTGGTAAGTATCTTGACCTGGATAAAATCCTCTTGCGGGTAATTCGTCGCCAAATGGAttgcttaatttaaattctttaccATCAGCTCCCTTGATTGAATCGTTTGTAGGGTCAAAGTCCAAACGCGCTTCAATGGCTAAAGCAGTAACTAGCTCTGGAGAGATGACAAAGGCATGAGTTGCTGCATTCGCATCATTACGTCCAGTAAAGTTTCTGTTGTATGAACTGACaatggtatttttttcacCCTTTTTGACATCTTTACGATCCCATTGACCAATACATGGACCGCAAGCATTAGCTAATATAGTACCCCTAAATTCTCTCAATATTTGTGCAATTCCATCTCTTTCAATTGTTACCCTAATTTGTTCAAATCCAGGAGTAACATTAAAAGGAATTTTTGATTTACGCCCGTGAGCTAAGGCTTCTTTTGCAATAGTAGCACATCTCGACATGTCTTCATAACTTGAATTAGTGCAGCTTCCAATAAGACCAACTTTGATTTCCACAGGCCAATCGTTGTTTTTGGCATTATTAAGAACAGAATATGTTTTATTCGATTTATCTTTGTTATAATAAGACTGTATTAAAGCtaaacgaatattattattatcattatgtatttcaataacattcatattataatagtaagttATCATTGTTGTCAGTATTAGTAGCCAGatacaataaatgtttatagtttatttatcgaaaatacattttaattcaaatattaaaaaataatggtattaaaaataaattaagaacaaGTTAGGAAATCTCACTCTGCGAACATTCTAAATCCCCGGtttctaaatgtattttaataaaatagaataaactgAAATTCTGTTCTCAATTAAAAAAGACTTCAGATaacctttatattttaatacatatttggaTGATCCTGTTAATCAATGAGTTGAGTGTTCAAACTTGGTGGTTTGTGTATTGGAGTTGGTGGTGCAGACGCTGTTGATGTGATGGCTGATATTCCTTGAGAACTAAAATGTCCTAAAACTATTGGTGTTCATCTAACAGGAAAGATGTTTGGTTGGACTACACCAAAAGATGTAATCCTTAAAATTGCAGACATTTTAATTGTCAAAGGAGGTACTGGTgctataattgaatattacggAC contains the following coding sequences:
- the LOC113548214 gene encoding aconitate hydratase, mitochondrial-like, producing the protein MTECEIENYKRTYLEKLSLSEYQVKTLEIRTKRQNQCKECIYMVTASLFGKIGKLHDKTSRVKKINDILFGTFTGNSTIYEIANEVIAKEQLEAQLKKKFCLLSYYNKDKSNKTYSVLNNAKNNDWPVEIKVGLIGSCTNSSYEDMSRCATIAKEALAHGRKSKIPFNVTPGFEQIRVTIERDGIAQILREFRGTILANACGPCIGQWDRKDVKKGEKNTIVSSYNRNFTGRNDANAATHAFVISPELVTALAIEARLDFDPTNDSIKGADGKEFKLSNPFGDELPARGFYPGQDTYQAPPADGSAVSVVVEPKFNRLQLLEPFKVWDEKDLEDLTILIKVKGKCTTNHISAAGPWLKYRDHLDNISNNMFLTATNSDNNKINEVQNQCTGEWGVVPDTARAYKAKGISWVVFGHENYSEGSSREYAALEPRHLGGYTIIVKSFARIHETNLKKQGVLALTFVDSKDYDKVQPTDKVSLVGLNVFTPGKPLKCILRHTDRSSDKILLNHTFNEQQIQWFKSGSALNRMKQLAVESK